The Nicotiana tabacum cultivar K326 chromosome 14, ASM71507v2, whole genome shotgun sequence genome contains a region encoding:
- the LOC142168787 gene encoding toll/interleukin-1 receptor-like protein yields the protein MDTQLVRGESSTSSHFSYEVFLSFRGEDTRKTFTGHLYSKLDNVGVKTFIDDEELRKGDVISRELEKAIEESRISIIVFSRNYASSSWCLDELVKILECKEKLKQMVLPIF from the coding sequence ATGGATACTCAATTAGTTAGAGGAGAATCATCTACATCTTCTCACTTCTCTTATGAAGTATTCCTGAGTTTTAGAGGTGAAGACACCCGGAAAACATTCACTGGTCATCTTTATTCCAAATTGGATAATGTTGGAGTCAAAACCTTCATTGACGATGAGGAATTGAGAAAGGGTGACGTGATTTCAAGAGAACTAGAGAAAGCAATTGAAGAGTCAAGAATTTCCATTATTGTTTTCTCAAGAAATTATGCTTCCTCTAGTTGGTGTTTAGATGAACTAGTTAAAATTCTCGAATGCAAAGAGAAATTAAAGCAGATGGTTTTGCCTATTTTCTAA